Below is a genomic region from Triticum dicoccoides isolate Atlit2015 ecotype Zavitan chromosome 5A, WEW_v2.0, whole genome shotgun sequence.
AGCTGGTTGGCAGGACATGTTGGAAAAGTACAACTTGAGGAAGCATCCATTCCTGACGCAAATATATGAGGTGCAGCATAAGTGGGCAAAGCCATATTTCAGAGGCGTGTTTTGTGCAAAGATGAATAGCACACAACGAAGTGAAAGTGCTAACCATCTGCTGAAGGGTTATGTTCCACCGGGGTGCCCTATGCATCTTTTCTTGAAACAATTCGAAAAGCTTCAGTTTGACAGGGAGTCAGAAGAGAGCTTCCAAGAGAAGAGTACATTGCTAGTAAGTTTTCAGCTGAGAAAAACTGTCCTAGAATGGTTTCACGTTAACCTTGTTTATACTGACTTCGTGTGCTCTTGTGTGTTCTGTTTATTTGTAGAGTGGTGTCTCGCTTCGACTAAACCTGCCAATAGAGAGGCATGCTAGCAAGGTGTACACCCGAGCCATGTTCGAGAAATTTGATGAAGAACTATATAAATGTGGCACACATGTATTGGATGAGATTGTGCCGAGAAAGATTTATAAATCAACCCATATAGATGCGGCGGCAAGAGAAAAATGGAGTAAGGTAGAGTTCAAGATCGAAGTGAATGATGATGAGAGTTTTTTTAGTTGCGAATGTGGCACATTTGAACACTCTGGCTTGGTGTGTTGCCATGCATTGCAGGCGAGGGTTGTTTTTGCTTGCTCTCCTCTGGCCGTAGTTATGAGTCATTTGCTGCATAATGAAAACAATTCACTGGTTTCAATGTAGGTTATGGTGTTCTTCCGTCTATCGAAGATACCCGAGAAACATATAATGAAACGATGGACAAGAGATGCACGTGATGTTCTCCCTGCATATTTGGTACGGTACCAAAGAGACAGAGGCCCTCCTTCTAGTGACACATTCAGGCATCACACAATGTACATGAAGGCGCTTGAATGTGTGTTGCTTGGTGATAGTAATGTTAAGTGCTATGGTGTTTTCATAGCTATGATGAAGGAGGTGCAAGCCGCTCTGGTGCCGTTAAGCAGTGATAAGGATGGCATGGGACTAGCAGAAAGGGAACAACAAAATCAGCTGCTTGTTCAGAACGAGCAAGAGACACTTGAGTTGCAAGGCTGTGCGACAAGGTCTCAGTGTGATGGTGAATCAAGTTGTTCAGTGATTGTAGGACAACGGAAAAAATGGCCGAGGGGTAGACCTACAACAAGCCGTGACAAAGCTCTGTATGAAGAACATTTGAAGAGATTGCGGTTCTGCACGATCTGCAAGAGTCAGGGCCACAAATGCACAACTTGCCCAGAGAGAGGCGATGTGCCCAAGGCGCCAAGGAAATTGCCAAAGTGTTCAAATTGTGGTGTGCTTGGACACAGGCGTAATGCTTGTGGCACCAAGAAATCTGGACCGTTCGAGCCTAATTTTCTGTAAGCGAGACTGCTGCACGCTGTGCCTTCATTTTCATCTTCGCCAGGACCAAGGACTGCATACGAATTTGTCATCTAAACACGCGCATTTCATACTTAATGTTGGCGGTGATGTAATTTTTTTCTGTAGGCTGCAAATCTTAGCTTTGCGTGTGCGATAGCTTGCTGTTGCTGATGTTGTGATTTGTAGAGAAAACTGCAATCTTTGGGATATCATTTTTATTTGGGTGTGCTTAATTGAGTTGGTAATCGCAAGTCTCTTTCAGAACCGTTGTTTTGGGTCGAAGGCATATGCTTGGCAAAAACTGGGGAGATGGACCTTGGCCTCCGTGTGTGCGTGTGGTTAATAGTGACGTGACAGAGCCAAGAGACGAGCGATGACCAAAGCCGAAATGACAGAGGCACGAGGCTAGTTTTTCCTAGGACGTTTGATTATAGCATGGGCGCATGGTGAGCATGCCTAGTCTGCGGACACAGGTGTGCCTGTCGCATGGCACATGCATTCAATGCCTGCTCGCATGTCTCTCGTTTGGGCATGTCGTGCATGTGGCTGACTACAAGAACAAGCATGTCATGCATCTTGACGAATGAGGCATCGGCTGGTGTGCTTGTTCAGTGTGATGGTAACCATCAAGATGATACATCATTGCTCATTGATCAATTCGACGTTTAAAATGCGAGTTTCGAGAAAAAATTAGCAAAAAAACCCTGCACAAGTTCATCTTGGCGGGGATTTTCCTGATAGTTGATTGGCAAGTGCCTCGGCTAATTGTGTCATGGGCAATGCATAGCCATGCTCGACCGACGCGTGCTGTTGGCTGCATGAAGTGACAGGTGATGGAAGCGCTGCTACCAAGATTTCTTCACACTGGACATGATGATGCTGCTTTTGCGGAGCGCATGGCATGGCAGTTGGCTGACAAGATGTATGCACAGGTCCAACGCGCCGTCCATGTGTTCCCGTTTTAATACGCACAGATAGCCATGGCCGGAGGGGTGGAGAAAGCCTGGTAGCTAGGCGTCGCGTGTGTGTTCCTCATCcacaaaattcaaatttgaactccacCCCCATGTGCCCCTGCTTGTTTGAATTTTGAACTTGGTTGCTCTGGAGGGAAACCAAAAAATTTCGCTCTGTATATATACAGGTGGCGCGGAGTAGCGAAAATCCATCAAAACCAGTAGAAGATGGCGCCCAACAGCACGGTTTCCCCAGCTTCAGTGCTGACCGAAGCGTCCAGCTCCACACTGACACTAGGCGGTGTGCAGGTTAGTATTTGTAGTTAGGAACTAACCATGGCAAGCAACCGATCTTGTGCAATGCACTTACAAAATTGTCTTCCATGGTCAGGTGCTTAGTGATGGTGTAGGTTTGGATGGTCTCGTTTTCCCTGATCCGTTGTCTGTTGTTGACAGCCTTGCTGACGAGGTCTCCGATCTTTACCAAGTTTTGATTTGTTTTTCATCAGAGCGCCTTGTCTGACTACAAGTTAACATGAATAATCGTTGCGTAGGCTAGTGTAATGGCACAAGGACCGGTGATCGACACGGAGATTGCCTTAGGTGCACCGGCAGTCGCTACTGTGAGTTTTTCCCGGTTTTTGAACTGCCATTATGAAAGTTCTTGCATGTGATCTAATTTATGGTGGTCATTTTTTTGTTTGCAGGTTGATCATGCCGTGGACGTCCCTGATTGGTGGTTGGAGAAGAGACATCAGATTTTGACCCTTGCGCTATACCTGCAAGTGCGGTTGATGCATGCGAGCTGTTGTAGGGGGACCAAATGTCGGTGACAGGTGCTAGTGAAGATGGGAGCGAAGAAGATGATGCAGAGAGCCCTCCATGCAAGCGTGCTAGAATATGAAAATTCCACAATAACATGTATTAGGTTAATGCATGCACATGCTTGTAGCTGCTTGTACTGCTTTTGCTGATATGTAAGCGGAGTCTCTCTAAATAATGGAAGTATTTGGCACGTGCATTTTTCCGTGTTTCGAGTGAATTACCTGGCCGTTCGATAGAAAGATGTCGTTGATTGAcccttttttaattattattattttttgttgcaaaaaATTGCTTCATGCAAAAAAACAAATATTTCTGTGTTCTGTATTCTAATAAGATTTAC
It encodes:
- the LOC119302990 gene encoding protein FAR1-RELATED SEQUENCE 5-like isoform X1; the encoded protein is MDAVKTMEILSEMKANDPDFNYTVQVDEESRIKTLMWVTSRGFDQYRCFGDAITFDTTYRTNLYDMPFGLFVGVNNHFQSIIFCGAMMRDEKEDTFKWIFREFIRMVGGKHPQTILTNQARAMELAIEVELPNTVHRWCKWHVLKKVKESMGVLWSKNSNFKMEFHKLVHHMITEEEFGAGWQDMLEKYNLRKHPFLTQIYEVQHKWAKPYFRGVFCAKMNSTQRSESANHLLKGYVPPGCPMHLFLKQFEKLQFDRESEESFQEKSTLLSGVSLRLNLPIERHASKVYTRAMFEKFDEELYKCGTHVLDEIVPRKIYKSTHIDAAAREKWSKVEFKIEVNDDESFFSCECGTFEHSGLVCCHALQVMVFFRLSKIPEKHIMKRWTRDARDVLPAYLVRYQRDRGPPSSDTFRHHTMYMKALECVLLGDSNVKCYGVFIAMMKEVQAALVPLSSDKDGMGLAEREQQNQLLVQNEQETLELQGCATRSQCDGESSCSVIVGQRKKWPRGRPTTSRDKALYEEHLKRLRFCTICKSQGHKCTTCPERGDVPKAPRKLPKCSNCGVLGHRRNACGTKKSGPFEPNFL
- the LOC119302990 gene encoding protein FAR1-RELATED SEQUENCE 5-like isoform X2; this translates as MDAVKTMEILSEMKANDPDFNYTVQVDEESRIKTLMWVTSRGFDQYRCFGDAITFDTTYRTNLYDMPFGLFVGVNNHFQSIIFCGAMMRDEKEDTFKWIFREFIRMVGGKHPQTILTNQARAMELAIEVELPNTVHRWCKWHVLKKVKESMGVLWSKNSNFKMEFHKLVHHMITEEEFGAGWQDMLEKYNLRKHPFLTQIYEVQHKWAKPYFRGVFCAKMNSTQRSESANHLLKGYVPPGCPMHLFLKQFEKLQFDRESEESFQEKSTLLSGVSLRLNLPIERHASKVYTRAMFEKFDEELYKCGTHVLDEIVPRKIYKSTHIDAAAREKWSKVMVFFRLSKIPEKHIMKRWTRDARDVLPAYLVRYQRDRGPPSSDTFRHHTMYMKALECVLLGDSNVKCYGVFIAMMKEVQAALVPLSSDKDGMGLAEREQQNQLLVQNEQETLELQGCATRSQCDGESSCSVIVGQRKKWPRGRPTTSRDKALYEEHLKRLRFCTICKSQGHKCTTCPERGDVPKAPRKLPKCSNCGVLGHRRNACGTKKSGPFEPNFL